A DNA window from Candidatus Protochlamydia naegleriophila contains the following coding sequences:
- a CDS encoding protein kinase domain-containing protein, giving the protein MQANQPQNLSPHPFLWADWLNSIAENPQHGKIVQEGSKFRYLNDKQAAQTAAVRVVSFQSILELTQANLESRDVCAENKTKMLSGLRYISKQRQERYQNLFFIFRWCAKLLGVEKKLSDEKAFIDQLAANPVAAALQSRIAPQSSQVPSVKVAAQSQVNDLSSFNEFVEYYHGSLSESVYAYSNHLRALKKTLLPSDLQRKEITAAENALASQLPHWPRVKDIVKVFGEDVLRPTFKETIENLYQDHVNFKYQPTAEQIERDKTLFQCTESEIKALYVKRLIKAERTDFSLSLITAIETTWQEMIARQEKKSVEVQIEQYRALVIPGEDGGVFLKEDFLNSGSYKAAFVATHFLPTVKSAERSEFVVLQPADKVEEEIKHFQALKAPQPSKPGTDSDSDSDSYEYDSDSSNSLGSSVVMHTVGTSDTMIRHATSSSSSSSGPLTMICLGGSSDELDGIALDQHKAVLQEGSSQPGTGSSSSSEESSGTMVILKSLPHDEPQGIILQGQQGSPSDEIVELDDDMIESDDQMEPDIVDPEQPSHPVRLTINKTLIQPLVKAPTVNSVFDEEAEAFKKEAELCVRLGKLPGIWPTHKITTVNGQVAIIQKKAGYAVEGKDKQAIELYDMALLAHTRELSVKDQIAFLDMIEWFLKGVKSIHEQNLIHRDIKPGNILCTSDGKAGLSDFGLVCGNESEERQTLIGTPYFIAPEIVYYNNSRIQGENWKKIDGKADIWAVGLTLWDMLSGENAPAHPANDNIASPTRAVLSMGQLFIPMQQAKYYKRYETARTDRYGIIDENGQDERSKGYRMSLFHLIKQCTEVEPEKRPTIDQVMQHFQTWKQEAVTLLQDGKITSVIDVF; this is encoded by the coding sequence ATGCAAGCTAATCAGCCTCAAAATCTCTCTCCCCATCCTTTTTTATGGGCAGATTGGTTAAATTCTATCGCTGAGAATCCCCAGCACGGTAAAATTGTGCAAGAGGGTTCTAAATTCCGTTATTTAAATGACAAGCAAGCGGCGCAAACGGCTGCGGTGCGAGTCGTTTCTTTTCAGTCTATTTTAGAACTGACTCAGGCTAATTTAGAATCAAGAGATGTTTGTGCAGAAAATAAAACGAAAATGTTGAGCGGATTGCGCTATATTTCGAAGCAAAGGCAGGAGCGCTATCAAAATTTATTCTTCATTTTCCGGTGGTGTGCAAAGTTGTTAGGGGTGGAGAAAAAGCTCAGTGATGAGAAGGCTTTTATTGATCAATTAGCGGCAAATCCTGTTGCCGCGGCTTTGCAATCGCGTATAGCTCCTCAATCAAGTCAGGTTCCTTCGGTAAAGGTTGCTGCTCAAAGTCAAGTCAATGATCTCTCATCTTTCAACGAGTTTGTAGAGTATTATCATGGTTCGCTTTCTGAATCGGTCTATGCCTATTCCAATCATTTGAGAGCCTTGAAAAAGACCCTTTTACCAAGCGATCTTCAGAGAAAAGAAATTACCGCAGCAGAAAATGCTTTGGCTTCGCAGCTGCCGCACTGGCCACGCGTCAAAGACATAGTGAAAGTGTTTGGTGAAGATGTTTTACGGCCTACATTCAAGGAAACGATTGAAAATCTCTACCAAGACCACGTGAATTTCAAATACCAGCCTACTGCAGAACAGATCGAGAGAGATAAGACATTATTTCAGTGCACGGAAAGTGAAATCAAAGCGCTTTACGTCAAGCGCCTTATCAAGGCCGAGCGGACCGATTTTTCTTTATCCTTAATTACAGCTATTGAAACCACTTGGCAAGAGATGATAGCTAGGCAAGAGAAAAAAAGCGTGGAAGTACAGATTGAGCAGTATCGCGCACTCGTCATTCCAGGTGAAGATGGAGGAGTATTTCTTAAAGAAGACTTTTTGAATTCAGGAAGCTACAAGGCTGCTTTTGTCGCTACTCATTTTCTTCCAACCGTGAAGAGCGCTGAGCGCAGTGAATTTGTTGTTTTACAGCCGGCAGACAAGGTTGAAGAAGAGATTAAGCATTTTCAGGCTTTAAAAGCCCCTCAGCCAAGCAAACCTGGCACGGATTCAGATTCTGATTCTGATAGCTATGAGTATGACAGCGACTCGTCAAACTCTTTAGGCTCTTCGGTCGTGATGCATACAGTCGGAACTTCAGACACAATGATCAGACATGCAACAAGTTCTTCTTCGTCTTCAAGTGGGCCATTAACGATGATTTGCTTGGGTGGGTCGAGTGATGAACTCGATGGTATAGCCTTGGATCAACATAAGGCTGTCTTACAGGAAGGCTCTAGCCAGCCAGGAACGGGTTCTTCGTCTTCGAGTGAGGAGTCGTCGGGAACAATGGTTATCTTGAAAAGCTTGCCACATGATGAACCTCAGGGGATCATCTTGCAGGGGCAACAAGGATCCCCGAGCGATGAAATTGTCGAGTTGGATGATGATATGATCGAATCTGATGATCAAATGGAGCCAGATATCGTTGATCCAGAGCAGCCAAGCCATCCTGTTCGGTTGACTATCAATAAAACACTCATCCAGCCGCTTGTTAAAGCTCCGACTGTCAATTCTGTTTTTGATGAGGAAGCTGAAGCCTTTAAAAAAGAGGCTGAGTTGTGCGTTCGATTGGGCAAGCTTCCGGGGATTTGGCCAACGCATAAAATTACAACGGTCAATGGCCAGGTAGCCATCATTCAAAAGAAAGCGGGCTATGCAGTAGAAGGCAAAGATAAGCAAGCGATTGAGTTGTATGACATGGCACTTTTGGCGCACACAAGGGAGTTGTCTGTAAAAGATCAAATCGCCTTTTTAGATATGATCGAATGGTTTTTGAAGGGTGTTAAGAGCATTCATGAGCAAAACCTCATTCACCGCGATATCAAGCCAGGTAACATTCTTTGTACAAGTGATGGGAAAGCGGGGCTCTCGGATTTCGGATTGGTTTGTGGCAATGAATCTGAAGAAAGACAAACATTGATTGGAACGCCGTACTTCATAGCCCCTGAAATTGTTTATTACAACAATTCGCGCATTCAGGGAGAAAACTGGAAGAAGATTGACGGGAAAGCCGATATTTGGGCTGTGGGATTGACTTTGTGGGATATGCTGTCAGGAGAAAATGCACCGGCTCACCCGGCTAACGACAATATTGCGAGTCCAACAAGAGCCGTTCTATCCATGGGTCAATTATTTATCCCGATGCAACAAGCAAAGTACTACAAGCGGTATGAGACGGCCAGGACGGATCGCTACGGGATCATCGATGAGAATGGTCAAGATGAGCGGAGCAAAGGGTATAGAATGTCTCTGTTTCATTTGATCAAGCAATGTACTGAAGTTGAGCCGGAGAAGCGTCCAACGATTGATCAAGTCATGCAGCACTTCCAGACATGGAAGCAAGAAGCTGTTACCTTGCTCCAAGACGGCAAGATTACCTCTGTCATAGATGTCTTCTAA